CTCAACGCGACCGTGACCGTGGCATTTGTTGCACGGATCTTTAATCAACGTCCCGCGACCCTGACAGTGTGGACAGGTCTGCTGTACGGCGAAAAAGCCCTGGCGCATCTGAACCTGGCCTGCTCCATGACAGGTCGGGCAGGTTTGCGGTTGGCTACCCGCCTTAGCGCCGCTGCCATGGCAAACGTCGCACTCTTCCAGCGTTGGGATACGGATCTCTTTGGTCACGCCACGAACGGCTTCTTCCAGAGTCAGATCCATGTTGTAGCGCAGATCGGCACCGCGCGAAGCGCGCTGACGGCCACGACCACCACCGAAAATATCGCCAAATACGTCGCCAAAGATATCGCCGAAGTCAGCACCACCGCCACCAAAACCACCGCCGCCGCCCATGCCGCCTTGTTCAAAGGCCGCATGACCATACTGATCGTAGGCCGCGCGCTTCTGGGCATCGGTCAGGATTTCATACGCTTCTTTGATTTCTTTGAATTTTGCTTCGGCCTCTTTATCGCCCTGGTTACGGTCCGGGTGATATTTCATGGCCAGGCGCTTGTACGCCTTTTTGATTTCACGCTCTTCCGCTGTTCTGGAAACGCCTAAAATCTCGTAATAATCTTGCTTTGCCATTGGTGTTTTTCAGCCCCTTAACATGCGTGCACGGGCGGAGAGGAAACCTCTTCGCCCGTGCCAGTGTTTTACCCGTTCAAAGGGCGATTATTTTTTGTCTTTCACTTCTTCGAACTCAGCGTCAACAACATCGTCGTCCTTCGCGTTGCTCTCTTGAGCGTCAGCGCCGCCAGCCTGCTGCTGTGCGTGCTGCTGCTGAGCGATTTCCATCAGCTTCTGAGAAACCTGGGCCAGCGCCTGCATTTTCGCTTCGATGTCCGCTTTATCTTCACCTTTCAGCGAAGTTTCCAGCGCGGTCAATGCAGACTCGATGGCAGTTTTATCGTCAGCCGGCAGTTTGTCGCCTGCTTCTTCAACCTGCTTACGAGTGCTGTGCAGCAGATGGTCACCCTGGTTACGGGTCTGAACCAGCTCTTCAAACTTACGGTCAGATTCTGCGTTCGCTTCTGCTTCGCGAACCATTTTCTGAATTTCTTCTTCGTTCAGACCAGAAGAAGCCTTGATGGTGATCTTCTGCTCTTTACCGCTGTTTTTGTCTTTCGCGGAAACGTGCAGGATACCGTCAGCATCGATGTCGAAGGTCACTTCGATCTGTGGCATACCACGTGGTGCCGGGCTGATACCGTCCAGGTTGAACTGGCCGAGATCTTTGTTATCCGCAGCACGTTTACGCTCACCCTGCAGCACATGGATGGTTACCGCAGACTGGTTGTCTTCAGCGGTAGAGAACACCTGGCTGTGCTTAGTC
This Klebsiella sp. RHBSTW-00484 DNA region includes the following protein-coding sequences:
- the dnaJ gene encoding molecular chaperone DnaJ, whose protein sequence is MAKQDYYEILGVSRTAEEREIKKAYKRLAMKYHPDRNQGDKEAEAKFKEIKEAYEILTDAQKRAAYDQYGHAAFEQGGMGGGGGFGGGGADFGDIFGDVFGDIFGGGRGRQRASRGADLRYNMDLTLEEAVRGVTKEIRIPTLEECDVCHGSGAKAGSQPQTCPTCHGAGQVQMRQGFFAVQQTCPHCQGRGTLIKDPCNKCHGHGRVEKTKTLSVKIPAGVDTGDRIRLAGEGEAGEHGAPAGDLYVQVQVKQHAIFEREGNNLYCEVPINFTMAALGGEIEVPTLDGRVNLKVPGETQTGKLFRMRGKGVKSVRGGAQGDLLCRVVVETPVGLNDKQKQLLKDLQESFGGPTGEKNSPRSKSFFDGVKKFFDDLTR